The following coding sequences are from one Wenzhouxiangella sp. AB-CW3 window:
- a CDS encoding aspartate kinase, with protein sequence METIVQKYGGSSLAEDEQLRAVAERVAQCHRDGNRVVVVVSARGNTTSRLLSYAGKVNSNPDNRELDMLLASGEQLSASLLSITLQDMDIRSVALTGPQAGVLTCDSHLNARISTVDPRRMNRYLDEGAVVVVAGFQGETPDGDITTLGRGGSDTTAVAIAAGVKADRCEIYSDVDGVYTADPRVVPDAVRMNVISLPEMKTMAHHGAGVLNERAIDYALEQDVTIHARKAHGDGGETILSPEGGAGKARIVGVAGHDELLCVKFDESADADRLRAELDDYQFFVPEMAEGDSGICMIPRDQVPDPDGLAGDIRKEFPQGVEVSGSLATVSAVGYEAGKDDSIREAAVAMLAEKNIEVADIMVFEHAVTCMVDSKDFAAATRCFHDGFRIVNKEVADVA encoded by the coding sequence ATGGAAACCATCGTTCAAAAATACGGCGGATCCTCCCTGGCAGAGGACGAGCAACTTCGCGCGGTGGCCGAGCGTGTCGCTCAGTGCCACCGCGATGGCAATCGCGTCGTGGTTGTCGTGTCGGCTCGTGGCAACACCACCAGCCGCCTGCTGTCTTATGCCGGCAAGGTCAATTCCAATCCGGACAACCGGGAGCTCGACATGCTGCTGGCATCCGGAGAACAGTTGTCTGCTTCCCTGCTGAGCATCACGCTGCAGGACATGGATATCCGCTCCGTGGCGCTGACTGGCCCGCAGGCCGGTGTGCTGACCTGCGATTCCCATCTCAATGCCCGCATCAGCACGGTCGATCCCAGGCGCATGAACCGCTACCTCGATGAAGGTGCGGTTGTGGTCGTGGCCGGCTTCCAGGGCGAGACCCCGGATGGCGACATCACCACGCTGGGGCGCGGTGGGTCCGATACCACGGCAGTGGCCATTGCCGCCGGGGTAAAGGCCGATCGCTGCGAGATCTACTCCGATGTCGATGGTGTCTACACCGCCGATCCGCGTGTCGTGCCCGACGCCGTCCGCATGAACGTGATCAGCCTGCCCGAGATGAAGACCATGGCCCATCACGGCGCGGGCGTTCTCAACGAACGTGCCATCGACTATGCGCTTGAGCAGGATGTGACCATTCATGCACGCAAGGCGCACGGTGATGGCGGCGAGACCATACTAAGCCCGGAAGGTGGTGCCGGGAAAGCTCGCATCGTCGGCGTGGCCGGACACGATGAACTGCTGTGCGTGAAGTTTGATGAGAGTGCCGATGCTGACCGCCTGCGAGCCGAGCTGGATGACTACCAGTTCTTCGTCCCGGAGATGGCCGAGGGCGATTCCGGCATCTGCATGATCCCGCGCGACCAGGTGCCGGATCCCGATGGCCTGGCCGGGGATATTCGCAAGGAGTTCCCGCAAGGTGTCGAGGTCTCGGGTTCGCTGGCCACGGTATCGGCTGTTGGCTACGAGGCCGGCAAGGATGACTCGATCCGCGAAGCGGCGGTTGCCATGCTGGCCGAGAAGAACATCGAAGTGGCAGACATCATGGTGTTTGAGCATGCCGTAACCTGCATGGTCGACAGCAAGGATTTTGCAGCGGCCACCCGTTGTTTCCACGATGGCTTCCGAATCGTCAACAAAGAGGTCGCCGATGTCGCCTGA
- the ectA gene encoding diaminobutyrate acetyltransferase: MSPESANSAVTLEPTFRRAEPADGKAMYELVQEMGGLELNTAYFYILFCIDFADTCVVAEVDGKLAGFVLGHRPPKRPDAVFVWQVGVAPWMRKRGLARKLLEAFLAQNPDARWLEASVTPDNTASRKLFKSVARDRGVDCEISDYMPAELFPGGHEAEDLFRIGPFDSNSNQVGKQ, translated from the coding sequence ATGTCGCCTGAAAGTGCCAATAGTGCGGTGACTCTGGAGCCGACCTTTCGCCGGGCCGAACCCGCCGACGGCAAGGCCATGTACGAACTGGTCCAGGAAATGGGCGGACTGGAGCTCAACACTGCCTATTTCTACATCCTGTTCTGCATCGACTTTGCCGATACCTGCGTGGTTGCCGAGGTCGACGGCAAACTGGCCGGCTTCGTGCTCGGCCATCGCCCGCCGAAGCGGCCGGATGCGGTCTTCGTATGGCAGGTGGGTGTCGCACCCTGGATGCGCAAGCGGGGTCTGGCACGCAAGCTGCTGGAGGCCTTTCTGGCACAGAACCCGGACGCGCGCTGGCTGGAAGCATCGGTCACACCCGACAACACCGCTTCACGCAAGCTGTTCAAGTCGGTGGCACGCGACAGGGGCGTGGACTGCGAAATCAGTGATTACATGCCCGCCGAGTTGTTTCCCGGTGGGCACGAGGCCGAGGATCTGTTCCGCATCGGCCCATTCGATTCAAATTCAAACCAAGTAGGCAAGCAATGA
- the ectB gene encoding diaminobutyrate--2-oxoglutarate transaminase yields the protein MSTDLKTINRLESEVRGYVRGFPTVFTHAREARLINEEGREYIDFFAGAGVMNYGHNNPELKSALMDYLAEDHIVHSLDMATHAKARFLERFEEVIMKPRGMDYKVQFPGPTGTNAVEAALKLARKVTGRQNVISFTNGFHGMTLGSLAVTGNAMKRAGAGVPLSNATQMPFDGYLEDGSDHSLELLEAILADEGSGVDKPAAVILETVQAEGGVNVARMEWLKKLSEILERHDVLLIADDIQVGCGRTGSFFSFEPAGIKPDIVCLSKSLSGFGLPFAITLFKPELDKWSPGEHNGTFRGHNLAFITATKALDYWTNDELKNEVERKAELVEQRLKAIVEKAPVKASVRGRGLIQGIAFEDAELAGKASAKCFELGLIIETAGMEDQVLKLLPPLIISDQDLGQGLDIIEKAVMAVAGEASPDKKVA from the coding sequence ATGAGTACTGACCTGAAAACCATCAATCGTCTCGAATCGGAAGTGCGTGGTTACGTGCGCGGCTTCCCGACCGTGTTCACCCATGCTCGCGAAGCGCGCCTGATCAACGAGGAAGGTCGCGAGTACATCGACTTCTTTGCCGGCGCCGGGGTCATGAACTACGGGCACAACAATCCCGAACTGAAGTCGGCCCTGATGGACTACCTGGCAGAGGACCATATCGTCCATAGCCTGGACATGGCCACGCATGCCAAGGCGCGCTTCCTCGAGCGCTTCGAGGAAGTCATCATGAAACCACGCGGCATGGACTACAAGGTCCAGTTCCCGGGGCCGACCGGCACCAATGCCGTCGAGGCCGCACTCAAGCTGGCCCGCAAGGTCACCGGACGTCAGAACGTGATTTCCTTCACCAACGGCTTCCACGGCATGACCCTGGGTTCGCTGGCCGTGACCGGCAATGCCATGAAGCGCGCTGGTGCGGGCGTGCCGCTCAGCAATGCCACCCAGATGCCGTTTGATGGCTACCTGGAAGATGGCAGCGACCATAGCCTGGAACTGCTCGAGGCGATCCTGGCCGACGAGGGTTCGGGTGTGGACAAGCCGGCCGCGGTGATTCTCGAAACCGTGCAGGCAGAAGGTGGCGTCAATGTCGCGCGCATGGAGTGGCTCAAGAAGCTCTCCGAGATTCTCGAGCGTCACGATGTGCTGCTGATCGCCGATGACATCCAGGTCGGTTGCGGCCGCACCGGGTCGTTCTTCAGTTTCGAGCCGGCCGGCATCAAGCCCGATATCGTCTGCCTGTCGAAGTCCCTGAGCGGCTTCGGTCTGCCGTTTGCCATCACCCTGTTCAAGCCGGAGCTCGACAAGTGGTCGCCCGGTGAGCACAACGGCACCTTCCGTGGACACAACCTGGCTTTCATCACGGCCACCAAGGCGCTGGACTACTGGACCAACGATGAGCTCAAGAACGAGGTCGAACGCAAGGCCGAATTGGTCGAGCAGCGCCTCAAGGCCATCGTCGAGAAGGCGCCGGTCAAGGCCAGCGTACGCGGACGCGGCCTGATCCAGGGTATCGCTTTCGAAGACGCCGAACTGGCCGGCAAGGCCTCGGCCAAGTGCTTCGAACTCGGTCTGATCATCGAAACCGCCGGCATGGAAGACCAGGTGCTCAAGCTGCTGCCGCCGCTGATCATTTCCGACCAAGACCTGGGTCAGGGCCTGGACATCATCGAGAAGGCGGTGATGGCCGTGGCGGGCGAGGCTTCGCCGGACAAGAAGGTCGCGTAA